From a single Vitis vinifera cultivar Pinot Noir 40024 chromosome 18, ASM3070453v1 genomic region:
- the LOC100262567 gene encoding uncharacterized protein LOC100262567: MGSDFERWEKDPFFSAAEEVQESADRMASTYRTWIHSSKEPSKMWNSEQLQRDLHTALGTTKWQLEEFERAVGSTYEDSSADDARDRHCQFIGAIGNQVSTIESSLQESAASEGRSSIPWVRLDEGERDELALFLTGPALSQDKTTVKIMGMDNETVNPKEVDEESVPECPKNSCYLTEWGSLESREEKLTGHRRTASANADIGAWKIAVADDGVQQSLFNGQPYVPPRKVPSVSGLLCTMDCSSKLKWPKNGFRKLKVMDRHQEGDSAFLRPQISPGISTCYEKGKSCLDGCDDCYDKQLYGWYGAMQRQLQRSQYQMQYSRPIQVTFWIALLCLIVLIALYAM; the protein is encoded by the exons ATGGGATCGGATTTTGAGCGATGGGAGAAGGATCCCTTTTTCTCTGCGGCGGAGGAAGTACAGGAATCTGCAGACAG GATGGCATCTACATATAGAACATGGATCCACTCTTCCAAGGAACCTTCTAAAATGTGGAACTCTGAGCAACTCCAAAGGGACCTACACACTGCCCTCGGCACTACCAAATGGCAG TTGGAGGAGTTTGAGCGGGCTGTTGGGTCTACTTATGAAGATAGCTCAGCTGACGATGCAAGAGACAGGCATTGTCAGTTCATTGGTGCAATTGGAAACCAGGTTTCAACAATAGAAAGTTCTTTACAAGAATCAGCGGCCTCTGAAGGCAGGTCATCAATCCCTTGGGTGCGATTAGATGAAGGAGAACGTGATGAACTTGCATTATTTCTGACAGGACCAGCACTATCACAAGACAAAACCACTGTAAAAATCATGGGAATGGATAATGAAACTGTGAACCCAAAAGAGGTGGATGAAGAATCGGTGCCTGAATGTCCCAAAAATTCATGTTATTTAACTGAGTGGGGTTCATTGGAGTCCAGGGAGGAGAAGTTGACTGGACACAGGAGGACAGCAAGTGCTAATGCCGACATTGGTGCCTGGAAGATTGCAGTTGCTGATGATGGTGTTCAACAGAGCTTGTTCAATGGGCAACCTTATGTACCACCTCGAAAGGTACCAAGTGTCTCGGGGCTCCTGTGTACCATGGACTGCTCATCCAAGCTGAAATGGCCAAAGAATGGTTTCAGGAAATTGAAGGTTATGGATCGCCATCAAGAAGGTGATTCCGCATTCCTACGGCCTCAGATTAGTCCG GGCATCAGTACATGCTATGAAAAAGGCAAGAGTTGTCTAGATGGCTGTGATGATTGTTATGACAAACAACTCTATGGCTGGTATGGAGCTATGCAAAGACAGCTTCAAAGGTCTCAGTATCAAATGCAATATAGTCGGCCTATTCAAGTGACATTTTGGATCGCTCTCCTTTGCTTGATTG TTTTGATTGCATTGTATGCAATGTAG
- the LOC100854185 gene encoding probable protein phosphatase 2C 63, translating to MLRKCWRQVERVLGRGGGDELLWHMDLKPHPCGDLSIAVVQANSSLEDQSQVFTCPSATFVGVFDGHGGPEASRFLNSHLFPRLHRLASEQGGLSTDIIKKAFDDTEEQFLHLVKRSWPARPQIALVGSCCLVGVISNDVLYVANLGDSRAVLGRRVSRGGKNMIVAERLSTDHNVGDEEVRKEVEALHPDDAHIVVNNRGVWRIKGIIQVSRSIGDIYLKKPEFNRDPLFQQFGYPIPLKRPVMTAEPSIQVRKLISEDLFLIFASDGLWEQLSDEAVVDIVHKNPRAGIAKRLVTAALQEAAKKNEIKYDELKKTSKGLRRHFHDDITVVVMYLDHLHGSAGGSRFKEGSVDCISAPVDIYSLNVDEAEDPLYMDS from the exons ATGTTGAGGAAGTGTTGGAGGCAAGTGGAGAGAGTGTTGGGAAGGGGAGGCGGAGATGAGCTGCTGTGGCACATGGACTTGAAGCCTCATCCGTGTGGGGACTTGTCCATAGCCGTTGTTCAAGCCAATTCTTCTCTAGAAGACCAAAGTCAAGTCTTCACTTGTCCCTCCGCTACCTTCGTCGGCGTCTTCGACGGCCACGGCGGCCCTGAGGCCTCTCGCTTCCTCAACAGTCACCTCTTCCCCCGTCTACATA gACTCGCTTCGGAGCAAGGCGGATTGTCTACGGATATAATTAAGAAGGCATTCGATGACACTGAAGagcaattcttgcatttggtgAAGCGATCTTGGCCTGCTCGACCGCAGATTGCTTTGGTCGGATCGTGTTGTCTTGTTGGAGTAATTTCTAATGATGTGTTGTATGTGGCCAATCTTGGGGACTCGAGGGCGGTTCTTGGCCGGAGAGTCTCCAGGGGGGGGAAGAACATGATAGTGGCAGAACGATTATCCACTGATCATAATGTTGGAGATGAAGAGGTGAGGAAGGAGGTTGAAGCACTCCATCCAGATGATGCGCATATAGTTGTAAATAATCGTGGAGTTTGGCGGATTAAGGGTATAATTCAG GTGTCCAGATCTATTGGAGACATATATTTGAAGAAACCTGAGTTTAACAGAGATCCCCTCTTCCAGCAGTTTGGATATCCCATTCCACTGAAACGACCTGTAATGACTGCAGAACCCTCAATTCAAGTGAGGAAGTTGATATCAGAGGACTTATTTTTGATATTTGCATCAGATGGCCTTTGGGAGCAATTGAGCGATGAAGCAGTTGTGGATATCGTCCACAAAAACCCAAGAGCT GGAATAGCCAAGCGATTGGTCACAGCTGCTCTTCAGGAGGCAGCAAAGAAAAACGAAATTAAATACGATGAACTGAAAAAGACAAGTAAAGGGTTGAGGCGTCACTTCCATGATGACATCACTGTTGTTGTGATGTATCTAGATCACCTCCACGGATCAGCTGGTGGTAGCAGATTCAAGGAAGGCTCTGTTGACTGCATCAGTGCTCCGGTTGATATCTACTCTCTCAATGTGGATGAAGCAGAAGACCCACTTTATATGGATTCCTGA
- the LOC100242059 gene encoding cytochrome b5, with amino-acid sequence MVLTNFNGTGVGFGFGVGCGFGVGWGFGGMPLNILGLGVGGGCGVGLGLGWGFGSAFGSQYRSSRVTFQGLEFSSKGQNDEKELRDRLSQVAQHKSKTDCWFVIHGRVLDVTKFLEEHPGGEEVLVESAGKDATKDFEDIGHSKAAQNLLLKYQVGVLQGYNIQDGAASTKDAPYKETKTKEMSAFVIKNDSTPTYAALLEFLVPLLVAGFFFGYRYLSRAAHLTT; translated from the exons ATGGTGCTCACGAACTTCAACGGTACCGGTGTCGGATTTG GTTTTGGCGTTGGGTGCGGCTTTGGAGTTGGATGGGGTTTCGGAG GGATGCCATTGAATATCTTGGGTCTTGGCGTGG GTGGAGGCTGTGGAGTTGGACTAGGCCTTGGGTGGGGCTTTGGCTCTGCATTTGGTAGTCAGTATCGATCATCTAGGGTCACGTTCCAGGGCTTAGAATTCAGTAGTAAGGGCCAAAATGATGAGAAAGAGTTAAGAGATCG TCTCTCACAAGTTGCCCAACACAAGTCCAAGACGGATTGCTGGTTCGTCATTCATGGCAGG GTTCTGGACGTGACCAAGTTCTTGGAAGAGCACCCGGGAGGAGAAGAGGTTTTGGTAGAGTCGGCTGGGAAGGACGCAACGAAGGACTTTGAGGACATCGGGCACAGCAAGGCAGCTCAAAACTTACTCCTCAAGTACCAGGTCGGAGTTCTCCAAGGCTACAACATCCAGGACGGTGCAGCATCCACTAAGGATGCTCCCTACAAGGAAACAAAGACCAAAGAAATGAGCGCTTTCGTCATCAAGAATGACAGCACGCCCACGTATGCTGCTCTTCTGGAATTCTTGGTTCCTCTCCTTGTTGCCGGTTTCTTCTTCGGCTACAGATACCTCTCCCGAGCTGCCCACCTCACCACCTAA
- the LOC100247199 gene encoding (S)-8-oxocitronellyl enol synthase CYC2, whose protein sequence is MSWWWAGAIGAAKKKFDEDDAPRGFQSVGLVIGVTGIVGNSLAEILPLSDTPGGPWKVYGVARRPRPDWNADHPVEYIQCDISDSEDALAKLSPLTDVTHVFYVTWTNRATEIENCEANGTMLRNVLRALIPNAPNLRHICLQTGGKHYIGPFEAFGKIKPHDPPYHEDLPRLDAPNFYYTLEDILFEECEKKDDLTWSVHRPVIIFGFSPYSMMNILGTLCIYAAICKHEGIPLKFPGSKAAWDCYSDASDADLIAEQQIWATVDPYARNEAFNITNGDLFKWKHLWKVLAEQFDMEYAEFEEGEEKQSMVEMMKDKGPVWEEIVREKELLPTKLEDVAQWWFIDLVLGGESLLNCMNKSKEHGFLGFRNSRNSFVWWIDKMRGHKLIP, encoded by the exons ATGAGTTGGTGGTGGGCTGGAGCTATTGGCGCTGCCAAG AAGAAATTCGATGAGGATGATGCTCCGCGTGGCTTTCAAAGCGTGGGTTTGGTGATTGGCGTCACCGGCATCGTCGGCAACAGCCTCGCTGAAATTCTCCCGCTCTCCGACACTCCCGGCGGTCCATGGAAGGTTTACGGCGTGGCTCGCCGACCACGTCCCGATTGGAACGCCGATCATCCCGTCGAGTACATCCAATGCGACATCTCCGATTCAGAGGATGCCCTCGCCAAGCTCTCGCCTCTCACCGACGTTACCCACGTCTTCTACGTCACCTGGACCAATCGGGCCACCGAGATTGAGAACTGCGAGGCCAACGGCACCATGCTGCGGAACGTTCTCCGAGCGTTGATCCCCAACGCCCCCAATCTCCGCCACATCTGCCTCCAAACCGGCGGCAAACACTACATCGGACCTTTCGAGGCCTTTGGCAAGATCAAACCCCACGATCCCCCATACCACGAAGATCTACCTAGATTGGACGCCCCTAATTTCTACTACACTCTGGAAGACATCCTGTTCGAAGAGTGTGAGAAGAAGGATGATTTGACTTGGTCCGTGCATCGCCCCGTCATCATTTTCGGGTTTTCCCCATATAGCATGATGAACATACTGGGGACTCTCTGCATCTACGCAGCAATCTGCAAGCACGAGGGAATCCCCTTGAAGTTCCCTGGAAGCAAGGCGGCGTGGGACTGTTACTCAGACGCATCGGATGCAGATCTAATTGCAGAGCAACAGATATGGGCTACGGTTGATCCCTATGCTAGAAACGAAGCCTTTAACATCACAAATGGAGATTTGTTCAAGTGGAAGCATTTGTGGAAGGTGTTGGCTGAGCAATTTGACATGGAATATGCAGAATTTGAGGAgggtgaagagaagcaaagcaTGGTAGAGATGATGAAAGACAAGGGTCCGGTGTGGGAAGAGATTGTGAGGGAGAAGGAGTTGCTTCCAACCAAACTGGAAGATGTTGCGCAGTGGTGGTTTAtagaccttgtcctgggtggaGAGTCTTTATTGAACTGCATGAACAAGAGCAAGGAACATGGCTTCTTGGGTTTCAGGAACTCCCGGAATTCCTTTGTTTGGTGGATTGACAAGATGAGAGGTCACAAACTCATTCCTTAA
- the LOC100267728 gene encoding uncharacterized protein LOC100267728 — protein sequence MAIYSLKKKEKVTATTTTPTVSPTMGMACTNPSCFFCIMKEPDSSVRRVGIKNCFKEIPLTDDQEHVLVLSGLFNIAMTQPDDPEFPSLGIFHCMASLISRSITDKDWLLRYQNVYIPYYAAHVIGSYTMNKVEFAEKAVESGVIPPLMELLRGKLTWVEQRVAVRALGHLASYERTFEAVAEYEKEVVELAMQLASTCLEVVYAEFVGVNDEKARLKYHGDLLTRGIGGMEMENRKAEEWASQLQCWSLYLLNCFAYKERAINLICRQEFLKDLCQMWGGLVNHTSPAGVGLIRILCYHKTGRKSIAESREVVESLCNLSRSSDDWQYVGVDCLLLLLRDQDTRYKVMEIAILFLVDLVELRSLGGRSYVGEAITRTLLLDYNQTRSKLKNNKVVQRALEEIWVLKLERKRRERMMSNEKVEERKVLISLIKQQGNQRCWLGEVEEAIVKYSEALELCPSRMRKERVVLYSNRAQCHLLLGDPDAVIRDATRALSLSIPPNSHGKSLWRRSQAYDMKGLAKESLMDCIMFINGCINSETTKRVKVPYFAARMISKQMEATWLFSTARSKLSSTQPNKVQESDDEDEGGNDEQQLDDMMRTMMENKNFKSGLSTIIEEPLIGKGESKRKLERAMLRNKAVVPPST from the exons ATGGCCATATATTCTCttaagaaaaaggagaaagtgACTGCCACCACCACTACCCCAACCGTTTCTCCCACAATGGGCATGGCTTGCACCAATCCTTCTTGTTTTTTCTGTATCATGAAGGAACCAGACTCATCTGTTAGGAGAGTTGGAATCAAGAATTGCTTCAAGGAGATTCCCCTCACGGATGATCAAGAGCATGTTTTGGTGCTGAGTGGTCTCTTCAACATAGCCATGACTCAACCAGATGATCCTGAATTTCCTTCTCTCGGCATCTTCCACTGTATGGCGAGTTTGATTAGCCGATCCATCACTGACAAGGATTGGCTTCTCAGATATCAAAACGTTTATATTCCCTATTACGCAGCTCATGTTATTGGTTCTTACACCATGAACAAGGTCGAGTTCGCAGAGAAAGCTGTGGAATCAGGTGTGATTCCACCTTTGATGGAGCTTCTGAGAGGAAAGCTCACCTGGGTCGAGCAAAGAGTGGCGGTTCGAGCACTGGGTCATCTAGCTAGCTATGAAAGAACCTTCGAAGCAGTAGCGGAATACGAAAAAGAGGTGGTGGAGTTAGCCATGCAGTTGGCTTCTACCTGCCTTGAGGTGGTGTATGCAGAGTTTGTTGGGGTGAATGATGAGAAGGCGAGGTTGAAGTATCACGGCGACTTGCTTACAAGAGGCATTGGAGGGATGGAGATGGAGAATCGGAAGGCGGAGGAGTGGGCTAGCCAACTTCAATGCTGGTCTCTCTATCTTCTAAATTGCTTTGCCTACAAAGAGAGGGCCATAAATCTCATCTGCAGGCAAGAGTTTTTGAAGGATTTGTGTCAAATGTGGGGCGGATTGGTAAATCACACTTCACCTGCAGGGGTGGGACTCATTAGAATTCTGTGTTACCATAAAACTGGAAGAAAAAGCATTGCAGAATCTAGAGAAGTTGTGGAAAGCCTCTGCAATCTCTCGAGATCTTCAGATGATTGGCAGTATGTGGGTGTCGATTGTCTTCTTTTGCTTCTCAGAGACCAAGATACAAGGTACAAAGTTATGGAGATTGCCATCTTGTTTCTTGTTGACTTAGTTGAACTGAGAAGCCTAGGAGGAAGATCATACGTGGGTGAAGCAATCACAAGAACCCTCCTCCTAGATTATAATCAAACCAGATCAAAGCTGAAGAACAACAAAGTTGTTCAAAGAGCACTGGAAGAAATATGGGTTTTGAAGTTAGAGAggaagaggagagagagaatgaTGTCTAACGAAAAAGTAGAAGAGAGAAAGGTCCTAATTAGTCTGATAAAACAACAAGGAAACCAGAGGTGCTGGTTAGGAGAGGTTGAAGAAGCTATAGTCAAGTACAGTGAAGCTCTGGAGTTGTGTCCATCAAGGATGAGAAAAGAGAGAGTTGTACTTTACAGCAACAGGGCCCAATGTCATTTGCTGCTGGGAGACCCAGATGCAGTCATTAGAGACGCAACGCGAGCTCTTAGCCTCTCCATACCTCCAAACTCTCACGGCAAAAGCCTCTGGAGAAGATCACAGGCTTATGACATGAAAGGGTTGGCTAAAGAGAGCTTGATGGACTGCATAATGTTCATCAATGGCTGCATCAACTCTGAGACCACCAAGCGTGTCAAGGTCCCTTACTTCGCAGCCCGTATGATCAGCAAACAAATGGAAGCCACGTGGCTATTTTCCACTGCTCGGTCAAAGTTATCAAGCACACAACCTAACAAAGTACAAGAATCGGACGATGAGGATGAGGGTGGCAATGACGAGCAGCAACTGGATGACATGATGAGGACCATGATGGagaacaaaaatttcaaatctg GTCTGTCCACCATTATAGAAGAACCTTTGATCGGAAAGGGTGAGAGTAAGAGAAAGCTGGAAAGGGCAATGCTAAGAAACAAGGCTGTCGTGCCTCCCTCGACCTAG